The Hyperolius riggenbachi isolate aHypRig1 chromosome 3, aHypRig1.pri, whole genome shotgun sequence genome window below encodes:
- the LOC137561806 gene encoding olfactory receptor 5G9-like: MNLTRPDSFVLVGLTTNPFIQRLLFVLFSLIYTCSFLSNLGLILLIRTFHHLHTPMYFFLSHLSFVDLCYSSTITPKVLADFISDTKSISFIGCAAQMFSFAVFVISESFLVTAMAYDRYVAICQPLVYHSIMTKRKCWELVSGAYIISFLAAITHTITIFSFPLCGSYHINHYFCDIPPLLKFICTFSYFRKLVVFVVFFAMWLACVPIISMSYVSIISTVLGMSSAEGRSKAFSTCASHLAVVTCFYGAAFGIYLQPILGLGSDSTGKIFSIFYTVVSPLFNPLIYSFKNAEVKKGIMTLFCFDQVLQHS, encoded by the coding sequence ATGAATCTGACCAGACCGGATAGTTTTGTCCTCGTAGGACTGACCACTAACCCCTTTATCCAGAGACTCCTCTTTGTTCTGTTCTCCCTCATCTATACCTGCTCCTTCCTGAGTAATCTGGGGCTCATCCTCTTGATAAGGACGTTCCACCATCTTCATACTCCCATGTACTTCTTCCTAAGTCATCTGTCATTCGTAGACTTGTGTTATTCTTCCACCATCACCCCCAAAGTCCTGGCAGATTTCATCTCTGACACCAAGTCCATTTCGTTCATCGGATGTGCCGCTCAGATGTTTTCTTTTGCCGTTTTTGTTATATCAGAAAGTTTTTTGGTGACGGCCATGGCGTATGACCGTTACGTGGCTATTTGCCAACCTCTGGTCTACCATAGTATTATGACCAAGCGCAAGTGTTGGGAGTTGGTGTCTGGGGCTTATATAATCAGCTTTTTGGCTGCCATTACTCATACAATCACCATCTTCAGTTTCCCTTTGTGTGGTTCATATCATATTAACCATTACTTCTGTGATATCCCACCACTTCTGAAATTCATATGCACCTTCTCATATTTCAGGAAGCTGGTTGTGTTTGTAGTATTTTTTGCCATGTGGCTTGCTTGTGTTCCCATTATATCGATGTCCTACGTGTCAATCATTTCCACCGTTTTAGGCATGAGTTCAGCTGAAGGCCGATCCAAGGCATTCTCCACTTGTGCTTCCCACCTCGCTGTAGTCACTTGTTTCTACGGTGCAGCTTTTGGAATCTACCTCCAGCCAATCTTAGGGTTAGGTTCAGACAGCACTGGTAAGATATTCTCCATTTTTTATACCGTGGTTTCTCCTTTGTTCAATCCTCTCATATACAGTTTTAAAAATGCGGAAGTGAAAAAAGGTATTATGACTTTATTCTGTTTCGACCAAGTCCTACAACATTCCTAG